Part of the Montipora foliosa isolate CH-2021 chromosome 13, ASM3666993v2, whole genome shotgun sequence genome is shown below.
AAATGGAAAGACCATGTCTCAATAACCTCGTTAATAAATTAAGGTATACTGAAAACTACCATACTGTTTTACTACAATGAACATTGTTCTTATAAAGAAGACTGgtattaattataatttatgtaaTCATAATAAACTTCCAGACAATTTTCAAGTCATGTAACCTTGCTTTTTATGGAAAATGTTTATGATCAAAACCTTATTTGACTGGTGAACTCCCTTTTGTCAAGGGAATGAAACTGGGATGCTAAACTGACAACCCAGTGAATCATAAAAGaggcttttcaaaaacaaaatcaaaagcaAGGCAAGTTATTTTtccagaaagaagaaattggaTGCACTGGCAAGGAAAAAGCTTTGTCATTTCCACTCACAACAAGATTAAATCCCAATTGCAGGAATACAATTATTACACAAAAAATTGTTCTGTACCAATCATCTGTTTCTCAGGTATACCTGCAGGATGGCACTGTATTCACCTGAAAGCCATCAAACAGAATCATACATCGGGTATCTGAAGTAAAAATTACAGCAAATGCCAGCACATCGAGATATTTCAATCTTACTATTCAAGAAACAAGTTAAGAGACATGCGTTGTTTCGTTCAACCCAGACAAACATGagtttaaagaaaaagaacgaTCAAAGTATCCAGTTCAGTTTACAAACATCGAGTCtacagaaacaaagaaaaacgaaGAGAATCGAgtacaaaatgaacaagttttcAAGACCTTCTTCTGCCAAAACTTTGCCATTCCCGTGGGAAAAAGTGACAGACTTGTCAGAAACATGTACCAAGAGGGAAATCCAAGACACCAAAGTGATTGGTGACCTCCTCAAGGCAAAGGTGTCCCGAAATCTGAAATGGGAACGGTCTATTCACGCAATCTGAAGAAGCACCTTACAGTACTCAAATATGATGTCAATCAAATTTCATTGTTCCCATGGTTAACATTATTAATATTTCATGAGTTCGAATTCAGTGCATTAATTAACACACACTGCAAACAAACATGCTGAACAAAATTTATTTGCTGAATTCCTTGTCGAGGAAAGGTGGAAGTTCATGTACAGTACAGTCTGTATGTAAGGCTTATTGGACTATTGATATCAAACGAAAACAGGCATTTTGCAAATTCTTCCATAGTTGCAAGTCATACgtattttattccttgtttgtTCACTGGCAATATTGACAGACCCCATCCTTAGGCCAGACAAGTGAAGAAACCATTGTTTGTCAACTTATACCTTAAAGTCTTGCGGCTGCATTCTGAACTctctattatttattaattcatttattttcaatCTTAACTGCTTgtaaatttcatttctttttaatACTTTtatcaaataattattgtaaagcgcatcTGATCATGTTCAGCATGAAAAATGCACTATATAAGTTCcaattatttaatattattattaatattttataagACAGAATATTCCAGTCAGCACCAAACAAAGGAGTCACATGGCCTTTCATTCCTCCTCCACTGCACTTTGGAGACATTCATGAGACCATGATCAAAGCAGCAAAATGGGTGGTAAAGGCTCTCTTGGGCAATGTAGATGTGACAGATGAAGAATTGATAACAGCATTCACAGGTGCCGAAGTGCTATTAAATTCAAGACCTCTCACATACCAATCAGGACATGGGGATGTGCGTCTTCTGAAGGAGAGTTTTAACGTCCTCAATTCCTTATAAATCGCCGAATATCACAAATACTTGGCTACAAAAGAAAAGTACCGAGGTCAACGTGTAGTCAGCTAATGACCAGGGGTAAAAAACACAAGAGAGGGGCCCGTGGCTCAACTGAAGAAGACCCGAACACTTCTAACTTGCCAATATGGCGGCCTCAAAAGACAAGCAGGATCATCAAGAGCTAACAACTGAAGAACCAGCAATCATTGAGATCGAAAGCACCGCCACTGAAACAAGCCTAGAGGAACTCAAAGAAATGTTGGTGAACATCCAAATCAACAtcgcaaatattttttgagaaaacaaaagcattAGGAATGAGATGTCCGAGCTCACAACAACTGTTCGAGAACAGAAGCTCGAAATCACTCACCTTAAAACCTCACTTACGAAGATTACAAAACAATGTTCTGATGCAGAATACGAACTAGCAGCAGCGAAGAAACGCTTCAACGAACAGCAAGACGAAATATATGAACTATATGAGCTACAGGACCGACTGGAACAATATACATGTACGAGGAAAAATTCTCTTGAAATACATGGTGTGCCAGAGAGCGCATACAGCACGACAGAGGAGGTAGTTTTGAAGTTGGCAGAAGCGCTCGAAGTTCCGATTACTCCTGAGGATGTTGAAATATCTCACAAACTGAAACGAAAAGGAAACAAACCAATAATCGTTAAATTCGCCAACCATAAAATCAAGAGCAACATCTATAAATCAAGAACCAAATTAAAAAACATCAAAGTATCCAATCTATTTCCTGGCGCCAATGCTGCTACTCGTGCTGCGGGAGACCGTATCTTCCTACATGAAAATCTCACATCTTACAGAAAGAAAATAGTAAACCGTGCTAACGAAATGAGAAGGGATGCGGTTCTGCTAAGTGTTTGGACTCTAGATGGCAAAGTTTACGTGAAGACTTCACCAGAAGGTAGACCGATTAAAATAAACGACCTGGAAAATCTAGAAAGcttataacaaaaacaaaatcccCAATTATGATAATATGCGTGTTAAATGAGGACGGAAACTGAACAGGAGCATGAGGCTGGAACACTCTCAAAACGTTTATGGTTTGTTTGTTGTGTATAGGTATGTGTGTATAGATGTCATTATTACCAATTCCACTATTGCCTATTGCCTTCGGTCCTACTTGGTTCTCCACCGACTCTTATACATGTTCATCAACTATTTTGTCTTACCAAAATGGCCAAGCATACTACATAGGCTTTTGTTCTTACCAttgcatttttttctccaaagtaACAAGGCCAGTTTTGGTTATCATTTGCTATGTAGCAAAATTTACGTCAACAAACCTTGCGTGATTATTTTATGTCGCATAAGTTAAAACTGTTTTCCATAAATGTGCGAGGATTACGTAATGTTAGCAAACGAGGAGCAATGTTCTCATACTTAAAAATGCAAAAAGCTACAATGTTACGCCGCAAAAtgtaacaattaacgcaaaatgtaacatcaacgcgaaatgtaacaacttttaacgcaaaatgtaacaacaacgcgaaatgtAACAACTTTTGACGCAAAATGTAACAACTCTTTAACGCGAAATGTAACAACTTTTCAACGCAAAatgtaacaatttttttaacgcGAAATGTAACAACGCATAATGTAacaacttaaaagaaaacaagtcgTGCTCTTTGCACCGATATCACAGTGCATATTTAACGCTGGTAAAGGTAACCTGATAACAAAATTAgctgaaaaaaaactttcactttTATTATGGAAAGTGCCTGTCATCTTTAGCTATAACCTGATTAGTCAAGTGCCCTTTCAAGCTAGTATTATCTTGTATGAAACCAGTTGGTAGGCGACCGCCCAAGACGATTGTTAGCAATCAAAAGGAGCTCAGTTTTTCAAAAGCGTTGACAGATAATGACAGGTCAAGTAAACAACTAAACAAGACACCTGGATCAGGGGGTAAAGAGAGGCTGTTTTCCTGGTCAACAGTATTGCGGAATGTTATACAAAACTGTACATTCTACACTGATCACAATTAACCGTAATAAATTCTGTAATCAGGTCTATCCTGTGGGGGTTATGTATAGGGCAATAAAGACCAGCGACCAAAGCGACTGAgagtttttttatttctgttttttgtttgcattgtaTAAAACACTGGAGAATCTGTTCACGGTACTGACTGTACAGTTTATTCAAACATTTGTAAAACGCGTAAATGAAGTTTTAATGCCAGtcgagaaatgttttttttattattattatttgatgtaGTAACtgtttttggcttaatttgttgactttttttcttttataaaagcAACCAGAGTAGTCTCTACACATTGACCACATAATTATAAACACTATTGTAGTTTAATTATAAACACACGACACCACAAGCTCTTAGCTATCtttataaataaagttttatttttatcttatcTATACTGCAGATTTCTGTAGTTACCGCTGTTTGCTGTTGTAATTACTTTTCAGGATGTTAGTAAGGCATTATATCTTCCTTTGCTGTTAATTAAAGAGACAAAAAAGTCTAAATTAATAGAGCATTTCTGTGCTAATGTGTAGAATATATTCTCAGGGAGACAATTTTGCTGTGTAAACCGCGACTGTCACGAAGAGTGAATCGCATAACGCTTAATTGTAGACAGGAATTGTCAATGTCTAGACATGTCTAGACGTTGACTGGTGTCGGCGTCGACTCGTGGTTTGGTGCATTCGCAATAGATTCTCTCGATTGGTATAGGTGTTTAGTGATCATATGCAATGAAGACTGTTATTGTAGGAAGTATACTACTGGCGATCTTCTCCTGTTGTATCTACCCTGGATCTGGAATAACGGCTCTGGAAGATGAGACCTACGAGATATTCGTGCAGATGATTAAAGGAGAATTTAGCGTTCCCGTAACTGAGCGAACAGCCAAAATAAACTCTGCACGTGTTAGGTACTGGCGTAACAAAGATAACCTTTCCTTGAGAGGTGGTGTATTATGCTTCAAAGGGAAGGCCATCGCAAAGAAATCGGCGCTGGAAAAAGTTGTAAAGAAATCCTTTAAGGCATCTAAGGGATCTGGAACAAGAAAACTATACCACAGGCTAAAAGACTCTTACAGTGGCATCTCAGAACGGAATGTACACAAGGTGCTGTCGAAATCAACCATTCACCAGAAACTCAATGCACGTTTTCAAAATAGACCAAGGCTTCGTCCAATACGAGCACGAGATGTTCAGGTGCGACATCAAATCGATTTAGTGGATATGAATAAACTACGTACCAAGTATAAAGGCCAGGTGTTTCGGTATGTGCTATCTGTAATGGATGTTTTCAGTCGATATCACTGGTTGGTCCCTTTACAGCGAAAGCACAGTTCCCACGTAGCACGCGAACTGATACGCATTTATAGAGAACACGGTGCTCCTCTCGTGATACAGCACGACCAGGGCACGGAATTCGACGGCGCAGTGTCTCGCCTGTGCAAACAACTGCAGATAAAGGTTATCAAAGGCCGTCCCTATCATCCACAGTCCCAGGGGAAGGTAGAGAGAGCTCACAGGACGTTTAAGAAGAAACTGAGATACGATTTTCTGTCCATGAAAAAAGCTGGGGTAAATTGGCCCGAGGGGCTTCCACATTATGCACAGGCACTAAACCAAGATCCAAAGGAAGAACTCGCTTGGAAATCTCCATTTGAGATTTACTTTGGCCGGAAGCCAAGTGTTGCAACCGAAGCACACAGCTCATGTGCCAAAGAATGGGATGTACAAGCTGAGAAATATGAAGACATGGTCAGACCACGCCCTAGAGACTATAAAAGCCATTCCAAGCGTGTAAAGGCTAAAAGAACACAAGCTTTGTCCGCTAGTGAAAAATGTGCAAGCCGAATGGTAGAACGAGAAGCCAAAAAACGTCCGCCCTCTGTTTACCAAGTTGGCGAAACTGTCCTTATACGATATCCTGGCACTTGTAGTAAGTTGGTGAAGAAAAGATATGTGTTAGAGGCTCAAGTATTGAAAAGAAACCTCGAGAAAGATTTATACAAAGTCTCGTTTTCTTCACCAATATCTGGCAAAAAAACTAACAAGTGGATGTCAGTCTGTGATGTAACTAGCACGACGATGGACAAGgagaacaggaaaaaaaagaaggCCAAAGGGACAAGCCCAAAAGGTGCTAAAGCAGCTCATCGCAAAAACTATAAACTGTCATACGATAGCGAAAGAGTCTTCATGGAAGATCGACTAAACTCGGCTCACTTCCTTATCGCATATGACCCTCCAGGTGATGGAAACTGCCAATTCTCAGTTATATGCGAGGCATTAAGAAACATTGGACTGTACCGATCAGTTAAAACTTTAAGAGAGCAGATCGTGGAATATTTAAAGGACCATCCCCATATGCAAAACTTTATCACGGACGCATGGCCGACGTATCTCCAAAATATGACAAAAAACGGAACCTTCGGTGATCATCTTACCCTGCAAGCTGCAGCAGACCTCTTTAATGTGGAATTTAATGTCATCTCTTCCCTTGGACCTGCTGCAACAACAGTCATTTCGCCACAGAACTCAGTCCCTATTTCCAGCTTCTATATCGGCCATTTTGCAGAAGGGGATGGTGAGCACTATGTCGCCTTGCAAAACGATGCCATGTGGCAGGAACGTATGGAAGAAAGAGCGGCCGAATCAGACGAAGTACTAGAATCCGACAACAATGCGACCCAAGAGAAGAACTCAGTGACAAGCGAGGTTGCTGCCGAAGAGAGCCACGTGCAAGAAAATACTAATGAACATACTAGTGAAGTAACGTCAGATGAAGACAACCAAGCTCCAACGTTGCCCCCAAATCAATGCAGTTCCTTTTTCGAAGGTTCAATGGGTGTACTGAACCAAGACATTCTGGAGGAAATCATAAGACAGACCCTGGCAATGTCCCCCTATATGAGGCAACCCTTAAGAGCCGTTTCTCGATTCTTCAGAGATACCGTTGACAAACAACCACTCCCGAAAGTATACATACCAGAACTGAATAACATTTTAGATATTCGCCATGTCAGCGTGCGAAAAATCATGCTCTTAAAAGGAAAGGCCAGTGGTGCAGTTATTCGGCTGCGTGAGATAATTAATCATGTTAAGTGGGCCAATGCGTGGATAAGTTTTGTCGCCCTAGGGCTGGGCTGGTTTGGCATCTCAAGTATCTTTTGGAGGAACGGAAAGAAGTGACTATGGAAATATATTATCCACTGAACTGGTTTACCCTTCAGCTTTAAATGTTATAGACCTGACATGAAGGGACAATTATGCGTTCCTGTTTACCATCGTTTATTTTTATATCGACTGTTAACGTTGTTGCTGTTATTTATAATCATTTGTTAATATTAAGATTTGTTAATATTTTGATTTTAATCTGTCAAGCGCGTGCATGCTGTAGCAGGTGTAAATTCGTGTAACCTGCCACGCATAGCTAAGTAAATGTTGACTTTGATCACTGTTATAATTTACTAAGTCAGTacgtttttaaaataaaaaggaggatgatgacgatgatgataacagTTTCTTCTAGTCTcgataataaatatatgttattcaccggccgggaggtccatattgggaaaaactgtgcccgaggtcttgagtacggcccgaggccgtaggccgaggaccgtactcgagacagagggcacagtttttcccaatacggaccgatcaaggccggtgaataacatttttgtttatttctaaattctattcttagaaggtaggagaaactattaagaaaaactctataagtcatgttttaattttacgcattgttgggcaataaaattcgctttcactggacggtaatagctttcgtcagaatccattgttttttatgagaaagttgaacaataacactgctctattgcaaaaaacaattaagacaaattgaaacttcgctcttgcaattcgcaacttcactctgtgcttagcgtagttggttaccatgaccgtggtcaggagataggaaaatactgcccgctcccggaaccaatcagattgcaggattctcaggataccgcccgctcacgatcaaagaaataaataatagtCTTTCTGAGattacaaaaaagaagaaatttacCAAAGTCAAGTTACTCTAATAACTTAGAAAGAACATTGTTGTTACATTATGCGTTGTTACATTTCgcgttaaaaaaattgttacatTTTGCGTTGAAAAGTTGTTACATTTCGCGTTAAAGAGTTGTTACATTTTGCGTCAAAAGTTGTTgcatttcgcgttgttgttacattttgcgttaaaagttgttacatttcgcgttgatgttacattttgcgttaattgttacaTTTTGCGGCGTAACAACAATCTATTGTTTGCAAGAAACGTACTCATCACCTGAAGATGAAAAGTGCGGTCTGCAGAATGGGGCGGCAAAATAAGCTATTCGCACGGAACCACACACTCAAGAGGGGTTTGTACTCTTCTAAACCCAATTCACCTTTCAAATTAAGCAGCATTCAAGTAGATACCGAGGGAAGATTTGTAATTGCAAAACTTACAAtagaagagaaatatttttgcaTTGCAAACACCTATGGCCCAAATAACTGTCACGATCAAGATGACTTGTTAAAAGCATTAAGCCAACAACTTGTGTCAAAAACCGATACATCAAAAGTCATCATATCCGGTGACTGGAACATCACTCTTAATCGAATTGATAAACTCGGCGGTCTTCCTTGGAAGGCTACAAGCAGTAGAAATACACTCGTAGATCTTATGAAGGAACTAAATCTTACTGATATCTATCGTGAATTACATCCAAAGTCTAAATCCTTCACTTACGTATCGAAATCGTTGAACCTAAAATCGAGGATTGACTACTTTCTTATTTCGCACTCGCTTTCCTGTGATGTTAAACAAGCGGAAATTCGTATTTCGATAGCGCCCGACCATAACGCGATCTTTTTAAGTATCGACGTTAAAAATGACTTCAATAGAGGTCCTGGTTCATGGAAATTCAATAACACCCTATTGGAAGACAATAACTATAAAGAACTAATCACATTTTACTATCCACAATTATTAAGAAAATACTCCGAAGTTACAGATAATCAGCTTTTATGGGAACTAATCAAGATGGAATTACGCTCAAAAACTATAGGATATTCTAAAGAGAAAAGATGTAAACTAAGAAACAAGGAAGAGGTCCTTCAGAAAAAGTTACAAGAACTTGACTCTAAAATTTGCAATAGAGATTATTTCGATCAGGATATCCTAGAAAAATTCGAGGCCGCCAAAGAAGAACTAAAACAGTTCCATGAAGTAAGAGGTAAAGAGGCCATGTTCAGTTCAAAGATGAAATGGGTAGAACAAGGAGAAAAGCCAACCAAATATTTCTATAATctcaaaaaaacaaattgtgaGAAAAAACTGATCCGCGAGGTGAAACTAGAGAATGAAAAGATAATCTCGAATCCCTCTCAGGTCAACAAAGaaattgaagctttttacaGGAAAATGTACACCGCCAAAATAAACGACAATATGGACAACCATGCATATGAGCATAAATTTAGGGACTTTATTGAAGATCTCGATATTCCTCAACTCAGCGAGGAAGAACAAAGCTTCCTAGAAAAAGACCTGACTATCAACGAATTGAAAGAAGCATTAACTTCCTTTGCTGATAATAAATCCCCAGGGGAGGACGGTTTTCCAAAGGAATTTTATCAAACTTTTTTCGATCTTCTCTGCAAGGACCTTCTTAATTCTCATAATGAGGCTTTCTGCAAAGGTTCATTATCTGTGTCTCAGAAACGAGGAACAATAACACTGATCCCGAAAGGCGATGAGAACTTGACGGAATTGAAGAACTGGCGCCCTATATCTCTACTCAATATTGACTATAAAATCTTATCCAAGGTACTGGCGAGGAGAATGGAAAAAGTCCTACCTAAATTGGTTCACTCTGATCAAACTGGGTTTGTTAATGGGAGATATATAGGACAAAATATCAGACTCCTGAATGATATAATGAAATATACAGACATTAAAAAACTGccaggaatttttctttttgttgacttcgaaaaggcattcgacacaATAGAATAGAGTTTTATATCAAATACCCTAGAAGTGTTCAAATTTGGCTGCAACTTCCAATGGTTTTCTGTGATTTACAATAATATACAAAGCGCTGTTATTAATGGTGGCCGTATGACCGATTATTTTGAAATAACAAGAGGTGTGCGACAAGGGCGTCCACTTAGCCCTTCACTCTTTATTCTTACTGTGAAACTGCTAGCTTTGAAGATCCGTCAGAGTCCGAACTGCAGAGGTATACGTCTACCAAATGATAAAGAAGCGAGAATTTCGCAGTTTGCGGACGATACAACTATCATAACAAATAATACAGACTCCCTCAGATCACACCTCCAAACTATAGAAGAATTTGGGGCCACCTCAGGGTTAAAATTAAATAGAAAGAAGACCAAAGCAATGTGGTTAGGTTCCATGAAACACAATACTTCTAAGATACTAGAATTCAAAAGTACGAGAGAGCCAGTTAAAGTTTTGGGGATCTTTCTAGGCTATAATCAAGATAAGATCATTGAAGAGAATTTCCTCAGCAGAATTAGGAAAATGAAAACCAGATTGAATTTATGGCTTTCTAGAGATCTTACGCTCTATGGCAAATATTTACTGGCTAAACCGTTAGGTGTATCCCAGTTAGTTTATGCAGCATCTTTGCTTTCAGTTCCAAATGCAGTTATCAAAATTATCCAAACAGAACTCTTCTCTTTcctatggaaaaacaaaaaagataaaataaagagAGCAGTTATATATCAGCCTCTGGCTGAAGAGGGACTAAATTTTATCAATTTTGCCAAAATGGTGAAATCTTTACGCTTAGCATGGTTAAGTAGGTTACTAGGAGATAACGATGACTTATGGAAAGTGATCCCGAATTACTATTTATCAGAATACGGCGGCCTCCAGTTTCTTCTCAAATGTAACTATAATGCTGAATCCATAAACAAATGTTTACCTAATTTCTATCGAGAACTGCTCCAATATTTCCaagaatttaaaaacaaaaccaatattTTTCCCTATGGCGAATTCTTACTGTGGAACAACAAGGCTATAACCATTGAAAATTCTTCCGTTTTTTGGAGATCCTggttcaaatggaaaattatttatgTACAAGAAGTCCTAAATGCCAAAGGGAATTTTTTAACGCTTGAAGAAttccaaaacaaatttaaaattaaaacaaattttctttactACCTGCAACTAATTGCTGCTATTCCATCGGACTTAAAAAAGAAGGCTGCCACAATTGAAATACCCTCTCAAGAAGGGTTAAACACAGCTAAACTGTCTTCTTCAGCGATTGCTACTCCAGATTTAAGTGAAATGCGTTGCAAAAACTACTATAAAATTCTCAGTGGAAACGGCATCACCGAGCCGACTGGtattaaaaactggaaaaacaatTTCCCTGATTATTTCACAGATTGGGAAAAAAAGTTTTCGTTTATATATAAATCCACAAACGATAATAAATTAAGACAATTCTCGTTCAGGTTACTGCACAGGATAACAACGACCAAAAAGGAGCTCTTCAAATTCAGACTAGTTGAGGACGAAGCATGCACTCTTTGTCTCCTACCAGACTCTATAGAACATACTTTTTTAGACTGTACTGTAACAACAGCCTTTTACTCAAAGGCCATATCATGGTTCAACCATGAAAATGACACCCACATTACACTTTCAAGTAAGCAAGTAACCTTTAATGACATCCCCCGTTTAACCCATCTAACCGATTACCCAAGACGCAGACTACACCTTTTCGTCATTATTCTAAAACAATACATTTACGCCTGTAAGTGTTTGGACAAGAAACCTAACATGCAGgaatttcaaagaaaagttATACTACAATGGCAAATAGAGAAATGCGCTCTTCCCTAAAAAGGTGGATTTCCGCTGTCGCATGGTTTTTGCGTGGGTGCGGGCGTGGACTTTGGCTGGCTTTGCGTGTGTGGATGATATGGGGGCGGTGTGTAAGGGGCCACGCGTGGACGTGGAGGTTGAACCTCGCTCGACTTTTGCGTTTGGGCGCGGCTTTTCGCGCGTCGTCTCTGTTTTATTTGTGCGCGTGGGGCTGGTTGGGGTTTGCGTCCATGCGCGCGTGGGGGTTGCGCGGCGGTGGAGATCCGCCTTAAGTCACAGATTTTCTCGCAAAGCTTTTTCTCTGATTTAACTAGCCAATTAAAACAGACACACTAAAGCAAAGCCCAAGatcttatcttttttttaccagcagTGTCTCTAAATCTGCCTTGAACTGTTGGAAGAAAGTAACTAAggtgtcgttttttttttgttttttttttttggtaagtcaTGTAATTCTAAGTAGGCAAGTAGGTTCAATTAGTGAATTGTGC
Proteins encoded:
- the LOC137983130 gene encoding uncharacterized protein — its product is MSELTTTVREQKLEITHLKTSLTKITKQCSDAEYELAAAKKRFNEQQDEIYELYELQDRLEQYTCTRKNSLEIHGVPESAYSTTEEVVLKLAEALEVPITPEDVEISHKLKRKGNKPIIVKFANHKIKSNIYKSRTKLKNIKVSNLFPGANAATRAAGDRIFLHENLTSYRKKIVNRANEMRRDAVLLSVWTLDGKVYVKTSPEGRPIKINDLENLESL